The following nucleotide sequence is from Streptomyces xiamenensis.
GCGCGGTTCCTGCACGACAGCGGCGGTCAGACCCGGGGGTTCCGGGTGTACGAGGATCCCGCCGGTCATCCGTTCTGTCTCTGCTACGGGCAGTTGCCCTGAGTTCCGCCGCCGCCCGCGGGGCGTTTCCTCATCTGGCGTCGGTGCGTTCGGCGGTCACGGCGCTGTACCGCGGGCTGTCCCCGGAGACGGTGCGGGGCTTCGCGACGAGCGTGCTCCCGGTGGATGTGGCGTTCGACGACGCCGAGGATCTGGCCGCCGGGGTGGAGCGGGTGGCGCTGGTGATGGTGCGTCATCTGGGGCTGCCGCCGGGGCCGGTGCGGGTGCGGTTCCGCGATGACATGCCGGAGGCGGCGTGGGTGGAGGTCGAGGCGGCGCCGGGTGGCGTGTACACCGTTGATCTGCACCGCCGGTTCGACGGTCAGCGGCGTGACATCGGCGGGGTGCTGGCACACGAGGTGATGCACGTGTACCTGCACCGGGCCGGTCTGTCGCTGCCGGTGACGGCCGAGGACGAGATTCTCACGGACACGGCCGCCGCGTATCTGGGCACGGGCTGGCTGCTGTTGGACGCGTTCCGCGAGGACGCGCTCGGTTCGCAGCGGCTGGGCTATCTGACGCCGCAGGAGTACGGGTACGTCCTGGCGCGGCGGGCGGCGGTGTTCGGGGAGGACCCGCGGATCTGGTTCACCAGCCCGCAGGCGTACGAGGCGTACGAGGCGGGCCGCCGGCTGGCGGAACGGGACGCGGTGCGGCCGCCGTTGGCGGGCGGCCCCTGGGCGGTGCGGCAGCGGTACGCGGCGGAGCGGGCGCTGGCGGTACGGGGGCGCTCGGTGCCGGGTGAGGGCGGCGCGGGGTACGCCTTCGAGCAGGGGGAGCCGCTGAAGGTGGTGTTCGGCTGCCCGGTGTGCGGACAGCGGTTGCGGCTGCCGGTGGCGGGGCGGCGCCGGGCCCGCTGCGGGTTGTGCCGTACGGTCCTGGACTGCGACACCTGACGGACGGCGGGGGCCGGGACCGCTACTTGATGGCTCCGGCCGCCAGTCCCCCGGCGAGCCGGCGCTGCACCACGACGAAGAAGATGAGTACCGGCACGGTGATGAGGGTGGAGCCGGCCATGACGGCGCCCCAGTCGGTGCTGTACTGGCCGAAGAACCGGTGCAGTCCGACGGCGGCCGTGTACTTGCTGTCGTCCTGCATGAAGGTGAAGGCGAAGATGAACTCGTTCCAGGCCACGATGAAGGCGAAGATGCTGGTGGCGACGAGTCCGGGGGCCACCAGCGGCAGCAGGACGGAGCGGAACATCCGCCACCAGCCGCAGCCGTCCAGGTAGGCGGCCTCCTCGATCTCCCGGGGGACGGCGGCGACGAAGCCGCGCAGCGTCCAGATGCCGAACGGCAGGGAGAAGGCCAGGTAGACCACGGTCAGCCCGAGCAGGCTGTTGAGCATCCCGAGGTCGCTCATCTGGAGGAACAGCGGGATGACGAGGGCCTCCAGCGGCACCATCTGCACGATGAGGATCATCACCAGCACCTTGGTCCGCATCCGGAACCGGAAGCGGGCCACGGCAACCGCGGCGAACAGGGAGAGCAGCCCCGACAGCAGCACGGTACCGGCGCCGACGAGGGCGGAGTTGGCGAGGAAGGTGGTGAAGTCGCCGGTGTCCAGGACGTACCGGAAGTGGTCGAGGGTGAAGCCGGAGGGCAGTACGGACGCGCCGCGGGTGCCGGCTCCGGGGTCGAAGGCGGAGGACACCATCCAGTAGACGGGGAAGAGGGAGAAGGCGAGCAGCGCGGCGACGGCCAGGGCCGGCCCGGCGCGGCGTGCGCGGCCGCCGGCCGTCCCGGCTGCCGTCTTCGGGGCCGGGGCCGGGGGCGTCTTCGGGGCCGGGGTCGGGGTGGTCGCCATCGTCAGAGTTCGTCCCTCTCCTTGAACAGGGCCCTGATGTACGCCACGGTGATGGCGAGCAGCAGCAGGGTGAGCAGGACGGCGATGGCCGAGCCCATGCCGTACTGGTTCTTGACGAAGGACTGGTGGTAGGACCAGACCCCGAGGTTGAAGATGTCGGGGTTGGAGCCCGAGCCGCCCGGCATCAGGTAGATCTGGGCGAAGACCTTGAAGTCCCAGATGGTCGACAGGATGGTGACGACCATGAAGACCGGTTTGATGGTCGGCACCGTGATCTTCCAGAACCGCTGCCACGCGTTGGCCCCGTCCATCAGGGCGGCCTCGGGGAGTTCCCTGGGGATGGTGAGCAGCCCGGCGAAGACGGTGATGGCCACGAACGGGAAGCCGTGGTGCACGACGTTGAGGGTGGCGATGGCGTAGAAGGACCATCGGTCGGTGAACCAGTTGGTCTCGCGGGGTTCGATCAGGCCCAGGGAGTCCAGGCCGCCGCTGACGATGCCGTTGAGCGGGTCGAAGATCCAGATCCACACGTAGGTGCCGGTGACGGCGGGCATGGCCCAGGCCATCATGATCACGGTGGAGCAGATGACCCGCCATACGGTGCCCAGGCGTTGCAGCAGGAGGGCGACGAGGGTGCCGGTGATGACGGTGAGGGCGACACAGACGACGGCGAAGACGACGGTGTTGGGCAGCACCGTGGACCACAGGGCGCTGTCGCCCAGCAGGGTGCGGTAGTTGTCGAGACCGGTGTAGTTCGATGTGCCGGTGTAGATCTGGCGCAGGCCGTAGTCCTGGAAGGACAGGAGCACCACGCGCAGCAGGGGCCACAGCAGCAGGACGGCCAGGACGGCGAGGGCGGGGGCGAGCAGCAGCCAGGGGCGCAGGGCGCGGGTGCGTTGTGCGCGGCGGCGGGCGAGGTGCCGTTCCCGTTCGGGGTCCGGTGTCCGGCCCCGGTCGCGGCGCCGGTTTCCGTTCCGGTGCCGCGCGGGGTCGGTGGTGTCGGTGCTCATCGGCTAGTTGCCAAAGGTCTCGTCCATGGTCGCTGCCGCCGTGTCGGCGGCTTCCTGCACGGTGGCCGAGCCGGAGAGGATGGACTGGAGCATCCGCGGGATGACCTGGGCGCCCTGGACCTGGCCGTACAGCTCGGTCACCGGCACGCTGGCACCGGCCTCCAGCATCTGGGTGGCGAAGGGGGCGACGAGGGGTCCTGCCCGGTCCGCCACGTCTTCGAGGAGGGACTGCTGGCCGGGGAAGAAGCCGGACTGCTCGGCCCACCGGGCGCCGTACTCGCCGGTGGACATGAGCTTGATGAGTTCCCAGGCGAGTTCGGGTTCGTCGCTGTTGAAGTCGCCGAGGAGTGAGCCGCCGACGAAGGAGGGATTGTAGGTGCCGGGCTGCCGGCCGGGGATGGGGACGACGCCGAGCCGGTCGGCCCAGGTGGGGTCGTCCTCCAGGAGGGTGTTGACGGTCCAGTTGCCGTTGATGACCATGGCGGCCTGGCCGGTCTGGAAGCTCTGGAGCTGGTCGGTTTCCAGCCAGGTCTCGGCGGCGGCGACGGACAGGCCGTGTTCGGTGGCGAGCGAGGTGTAGAACTCGATGCCGGCGACGGCCTCGGGGGCGTTGATGGTGGAGGTCCAGGTGCCGTCGTCGTCGGCCTGGGCTATCTGGCCGCCCGCGCCCCAGATGAAGGGGTCCACGGTGTACTCGGTGCCGCCGATCACCGGGAACGGGATCATGTCGGGCTCCAGTTCCTTCAGCTGGAGGGCGACGTCGCGGAGTTCGTCCCAGGAGGTGGGCGGCTGGAGGCCGTGTTCGGCGAAGAGGTCGGCGCGGTACATCAGGGAGCGGGTGCCGGCGTGCCAGGGCATGCCGTAGGTGGCGCCGTCGACGGTGCCGGCCTCGTGGAGGGCGGGCACGAGGTCGCCGCCCAGGCCGTCGGCCTCGATGTCGCCGGCGAGGTCGCGCAGGGCGCCGACGGCTCCGAATTCCAGGGCCCAGGTGGTGCCGATCTCGGCGACGTCGGGGAGTTCGCGGCCGGCCATGGCGGTGGTGATCCGGTCGTGGGCGTCGGCCCACTGGATGAACTGGACGTTGAGTTCGGCGCCGGTCTGTTCCTTGAACGCGGCGCCCAGTTCCTCGAAGTAGGGGCCGGCGTCGGGGTTGGTGCCTTCCATGATCCAGACGTCGAGGGTTTTCGCCGCGCTGTCGCCGGAGTTGGAGTCGCTACCGCAGGCCGTGAGCAGGCCGAGGGACAGCACGGCCGCACCGGCGAGGAGGCGGCGGGCTGGGGTGCCGAAGTGGCCGGGGGTGTGCGACATG
It contains:
- a CDS encoding carbohydrate ABC transporter permease is translated as MSTDTTDPARHRNGNRRRDRGRTPDPERERHLARRRAQRTRALRPWLLLAPALAVLAVLLLWPLLRVVLLSFQDYGLRQIYTGTSNYTGLDNYRTLLGDSALWSTVLPNTVVFAVVCVALTVITGTLVALLLQRLGTVWRVICSTVIMMAWAMPAVTGTYVWIWIFDPLNGIVSGGLDSLGLIEPRETNWFTDRWSFYAIATLNVVHHGFPFVAITVFAGLLTIPRELPEAALMDGANAWQRFWKITVPTIKPVFMVVTILSTIWDFKVFAQIYLMPGGSGSNPDIFNLGVWSYHQSFVKNQYGMGSAIAVLLTLLLLAITVAYIRALFKERDEL
- a CDS encoding sugar ABC transporter substrate-binding protein, translated to MSHTPGHFGTPARRLLAGAAVLSLGLLTACGSDSNSGDSAAKTLDVWIMEGTNPDAGPYFEELGAAFKEQTGAELNVQFIQWADAHDRITTAMAGRELPDVAEIGTTWALEFGAVGALRDLAGDIEADGLGGDLVPALHEAGTVDGATYGMPWHAGTRSLMYRADLFAEHGLQPPTSWDELRDVALQLKELEPDMIPFPVIGGTEYTVDPFIWGAGGQIAQADDDGTWTSTINAPEAVAGIEFYTSLATEHGLSVAAAETWLETDQLQSFQTGQAAMVINGNWTVNTLLEDDPTWADRLGVVPIPGRQPGTYNPSFVGGSLLGDFNSDEPELAWELIKLMSTGEYGARWAEQSGFFPGQQSLLEDVADRAGPLVAPFATQMLEAGASVPVTELYGQVQGAQVIPRMLQSILSGSATVQEAADTAAATMDETFGN
- a CDS encoding carbohydrate ABC transporter permease, giving the protein MATTPTPAPKTPPAPAPKTAAGTAGGRARRAGPALAVAALLAFSLFPVYWMVSSAFDPGAGTRGASVLPSGFTLDHFRYVLDTGDFTTFLANSALVGAGTVLLSGLLSLFAAVAVARFRFRMRTKVLVMILIVQMVPLEALVIPLFLQMSDLGMLNSLLGLTVVYLAFSLPFGIWTLRGFVAAVPREIEEAAYLDGCGWWRMFRSVLLPLVAPGLVATSIFAFIVAWNEFIFAFTFMQDDSKYTAAVGLHRFFGQYSTDWGAVMAGSTLITVPVLIFFVVVQRRLAGGLAAGAIK